ACCGGCAAGGTCAAGGAGGTCCACCGTATCGATCCCGAAAAATGTACCCACTGCGGAACCTGCGTGGAGAAGTGCCGGCGGGGCGCCATCATCAAGGTGGATCGTATCCCTTCTGCCAGCCTGCTAAAGGAGGGAGCCTAGTTTGGGCATTACCTTAACCATAAATGGCATCCGCACCTCGGTGGAGCCAGGAACCACGGTGCTGGAAGCAGCCCAGGAGCTTGGCATCCGTATTCCCACCCTGTGCCACGATCCTGCTTTGAGCTCGTTTTCCGCCTGCCGGATGTGCGTGGTAGAGGTGGCGGGGATGCGCAACTTGCCAGCTGCCTGCGCGCTGGAGGCTGCCGAGGGGATGGTAGTGGAAACCGAATCTCCGGCGGTGGTGGAAGCCCGGCGGACCATCCTCGAGCTCCTCTTGGCTAGCCATCCGGCCGATTGCCTCACCTGCGACAAGAGTGGAGAATGCCTGCTTCAGGACTATGCTTACCAATACCAGGTGCGGGGCGGGAACCTTTCAGGGGAAGTCCATGATTTCCCCTTGGATGATACCAATCCTTATATTGTCCGGGATAACAACAAGTGCATCCTTTGTGGCAAGTGCGTGCGCGCCTGCGCCGAGATCCGCGGACTTCACATCTTGAACTTTAGCAATCGCGGCTTTAATACCAAGGTGACAACCGCCTTTGATGAGCCCTTAGCCGATTCTGATTGCGTTTTCTGCCAGGCCTGCGTGGCGGTCTGCCCGGTGGGCGCCTTGATGAGCCGGGAACTGGTGGGGCGAGGGCGGCGCTGGGAGATGCAAAAAGAAGAGGTGACCTGCACCTTTTGCGATAGCGGCTGCCGGTTCTGGGTGTACCGCCGGAAAACCCCGGCCGGCAAGGGTGGACAGCAGTTTAATGCCGCCGGCGCCACCGGTGGGGCCGGTGGCGCCGGTGCTGCCGCCTCTGCCGGCGCCGCCGGTATTGCCGGTGCTACCGGGACCAAGTCCGGGCCGGTGGTAGCGGTGGTACCCAAGTCGCCAGGTCCAGGCCGGCCCTTGTGCCTAAAGGGGCGGCTAGGACTGGAGCTCATTTATAACCCGGAGGTCCCGGCCCGGCCGGTGGTAAGAAAGGATGGCCAGCTGGTGGAAGTTAGCTGGGAGGAGGCATTAGGCCTAGCTCCCCTCCTGGACAGACTGCTTTCTCGTCCGGGAGCAATTTAGGGGCTGACCAAGGGCTAGGAGGAGCCATACGGATCGCTGGCAAGGCTAGTCCTTCGCCGGTGCCAGCGCTGCGATACGGGATAGGTTTGGGAAGCTTCATTATGGAAAAAGGGGTGAATGGTAGTGGAAGCTGGTGCTCAAGTGCGCCTTAGCATCAATGGCCAGGAAATAGTGGTCCCGGCCGGGGCTACAGTTCTGGAGGCGGCCCAGGCGGCGGGCATCGATATACCGACCTTGTGCTACGATCCTGAGCTATCGCGGCCTGGGGCCTGCCGACTCTGCGTGGTGGAGATCGAAGGCTTCCGCAACCTGCCGGCCGCTTGTGTCACCCAGGTGGCAGAGGGGATGAAGGTAGATACGGAGTCGGAGGCGGTGGTGGAGGCTCGGAAGGTGAACTTGGAACTGCTGTTGGCCAACCATCCTCTGGACTGCTTAACTTGCGAAAAGGCCGGGGAGTGTAAGCTGCAAGAATATGCCTATCGCTACGGCGTTCGCGGCTCAACCTTCACCGGTGAGCGCCATCACTATGACCCCATTGAGGACAATCCCTTCATTGTCCGCGATAATAACAAATGCATTCTTTGCGGCAAGTGCATCCGGGTGTGCGAGGAGGTTCAGGGCCGGGCAGTGTTGGGCTTTGCCTATCGCGGCTTTGCCACCCAGGTGCTGCCGGCCATGGAGCTGCCGATGGAGGAGGCGGGCTGTGTCTTCTGCGGCAGCTGCGTCTCCGTCTGCCCGGTGGGAGCCCTGACCGAGCGGGATATGCGCGGTCAAGGCCGGCGTTGGGAGGTCAACAAGGTGCGCACCGTCTGCACCTACTGTGGCACCGGCTGTAGCTTCGATCTCAACGTTAAGGATGGCCGGGTGATAGGCATTACTTCGGCCGCCGATGCTGAGGTCAATGGCCGGGCTCTGTGCGCCAAGGGGCGCTTCGGCTACCGGTTCATCCACCACCCCGATCGCTTAACCCAGCCGCTGGTGCGCAAGAACGGCGAGCTGGTGCCGGTTAGCTGGGAGGAGGCTCTCCAGTGCGCTGCTCAAGGATTAGCCAGGGTACGGGATAGCTATGGCTCCGATGCCTTGGCGGTCTTAAGTTCGGCCCGTTGTACCAACGAAGAAAA
This is a stretch of genomic DNA from Clostridia bacterium. It encodes these proteins:
- a CDS encoding (2Fe-2S)-binding protein, whose product is MGITLTINGIRTSVEPGTTVLEAAQELGIRIPTLCHDPALSSFSACRMCVVEVAGMRNLPAACALEAAEGMVVETESPAVVEARRTILELLLASHPADCLTCDKSGECLLQDYAYQYQVRGGNLSGEVHDFPLDDTNPYIVRDNNKCILCGKCVRACAEIRGLHILNFSNRGFNTKVTTAFDEPLADSDCVFCQACVAVCPVGALMSRELVGRGRRWEMQKEEVTCTFCDSGCRFWVYRRKTPAGKGGQQFNAAGATGGAGGAGAAASAGAAGIAGATGTKSGPVVAVVPKSPGPGRPLCLKGRLGLELIYNPEVPARPVVRKDGQLVEVSWEEALGLAPLLDRLLSRPGAI